TGTTTTTCAGGCGACAATAATTTGTTTGAGCTTTCAGATTCTCTTGGAATTTCAGACAATCTTGAATGGCTCTCCGGAAGCACAGGTTATTATGCAAACGATAAAATCTATCCCTTAACTACACCTATAGAGATTCTAAGATATCCGCTTTTATCCATATTAGATAAATTTCGACTTGCTATTCTTACAATTAAGTCAAAAAATTACAATTTGTCATCTCTTGATGAAATTTCCGCTAAGGACTTTATTATTGAAAAATGCGGAATTAGTGTTTATAATTCATTTTTTGAACCACTTTTAAACAGTAAATATGGAAACTTTAAAGAATCAGTATCTGCCGCATGGCTAATATCACGAATTGCAATCAGATCTGACAGAAAAACAGGTGGAGAAAAATTAGGATACTTCAGGGACGGTTATAACCTGCTTATAAAATCCCTTGAAACTGAATTAGAAAATTCAGGCTGTATAATCAAAAAAGGAACAAAAGCTGAACTTATTAATTTCAACGGCTCAAAATGGGAAGTTAACGGAGCGGCATATGACGCTTTGATATCTACTATAAATCCAAGATGCCTGACAAAAATCGGCGGGCCTGAATTTCCAGAAATTCCCTATCAGGGTGCCGCCTGTATGACAATAGGCCTGAAAAGAGAGGTCACAAAAGGCATATACTGGCTCAATATGAAAGATAAAGCACCTTATGGTGCAGTAATAGGTCATACAAATTTTATACCGCCCGAAAATTATGGTGAACATATTGTATATCTTGCATCTTATTTTAAAGACAAACCAGAGGAAAATTTAG
The genomic region above belongs to Methanomicrobium antiquum and contains:
- a CDS encoding NAD(P)/FAD-dependent oxidoreductase is translated as MDICIIGGGLSGLSAAYSLREKADITILEEKEKLGGCLSSSKAKNGCIEDFYHHCFSGDNNLFELSDSLGISDNLEWLSGSTGYYANDKIYPLTTPIEILRYPLLSILDKFRLAILTIKSKNYNLSSLDEISAKDFIIEKCGISVYNSFFEPLLNSKYGNFKESVSAAWLISRIAIRSDRKTGGEKLGYFRDGYNLLIKSLETELENSGCIIKKGTKAELINFNGSKWEVNGAAYDALISTINPRCLTKIGGPEFPEIPYQGAACMTIGLKREVTKGIYWLNMKDKAPYGAVIGHTNFIPPENYGEHIVYLASYFKDKPEENLEEIMIKDFCNRFDVKDDEINWYRLNIEKFAGPVYIKGYQKMVPEYEKEGIFLAGMFSQSNYPERSMEGSIIAGKKVASEICRKYNI